The region GTCACCCGCGAAGAGAACTACGCCTTGCGCGCCTCCCGGGGCAACCACGATGAAATCGGCAGCCTCGCCGAGGCGTTCAACACCATGCTTTCGCGCATTGAAGCCCGGGAGCAGCAGCTCAAACGCGCCCGGGACGACTCCCAGGCCGCTTACGATCAGGCCCAGGGCCTCGCGGAAGAAACCCGCCACACCAACCGCAAGCTGGAACTGGAAGTCCAGGTCCGGAGCAAGATCGAGAAGAAGCTCACCGGTTTCCAGAACTACCTCAACAGCATCATCGACTCCATGCCGTCGGCGCTGATCGCCCTCGACGAACAGCTCTACGTCACGCAATGGAATCAGGAGGCCAGCGCCCTGTCCGGTACGCGGCTGGATGAAGCGCTGAACCAGCCGATCTTCCTGGCGTTCGAACCGCTCAAGCCGTTTCTGCCGCAACTCAAGCAAACCGTCGAGCAGCACACCGTGGCCAAGATCGAGCGGGTGACCTGGTTCAAGGACGACGAACCCAAGCACTACGCCCTGACCTTCTACCCGCTGATGGGGGTGCCGGGCGCGGCGTGGTGATCCGGATCGATGACATCACCCAGCGTTTGTCCCTGGAAGAAATGATGGTGCAGTCGGAAAAAATGCTCTCGGTCGGTGGCCTCGCGGCCGGTATGGCCCACGAAATCAACAACCCGCTGGGCGCGATCCTGCACAACGTGCAGAACATCCGCCGACGCTTGTCTACCGAACTGCCGAAAAACCTCGAAACCGCCGAGCAACTGGGGATCGAGCTGGACGTGGTCAACCGTTACCTGCAAGGCCGGGAAGTGCCACAGTTGCTCGACGGCATTCAACAGGCCGGCGCACGGGCCGCGAAGATCGTCACGCACATGCTCAGCTTCAGCCGTCGCAGCACCCGACAAATGGCCCCGTGCGACCTGCCGGCGCTGATCGATCAAGCGGTGGACATCGCCGGCAATGACTTTGACCTGGCCATCGGCTTCGACTTCAAGGGCCAGGCAATCATTCGTCAGTTCGACCCGGCGCTGGGCCCGGTGCCCGGCACCGCCAACGAACTGGAACAGGTGCTGCTCAACCTGCTGAAAAACGCCGCCCAGGCCATTCATCAACGTGAAGATGACAGCGAACCGGGGCGGATAATCCTGCGCACCAAGCTCAATCCGCCGTGGGCCGAAATCCAGGTCGAGGACAACGGCATCGGCATGAGCGAGAACGTGCGCAAACGCACCTTCGAACCATTCTTCACCACCAAGGAAATCGGCCAGGGCACCGGCCTTGGGCTGTCGGTGTCGTATTTCATCATCACCAACAACCACAAGGGTCAGATGGAAGTGCAGTCGACCCTCGGCCAAGGCACCTGCTTTACCTTGCGCCTGCCATTGGCGGGCACCCCGCTCGTCTCTCAAGAACTCAATCAGCTACCGAGGTAACCATGGGCTTTCGCTTGTCGAAGATTTACACCCGCACCGGCGACAAAGGCGAAACCGGCCTGGGCGATGGCCGCCGCGTGCCCAAGGATCATCCGCGGATCGAGGCGATTGGGGAAGTCGATACGCTGAACAGTCAGGTCGGCGTGTTGTTGGCCGGGTTGGCGGCGGAAAGTGATGCGTATCCGGGTTTGACTGAAGTGATCGAGGTATTGGCGCCGTGTCAGCATCGGTTGTTCGACCTTGGTGGTGAACTGGCGATGCCGGTGTATCAGGCGCTGAACGCAGCGGAAATTGAGCGGCTGGAAGCAGCCATTGATGTCTGGAATGAAGAGTTGGGCCCGCTGGAGAATTTCATTCTGCCGGGCGGTTCAGCGTTGATTGCCCAGGCCCACGTCTGTCGCAGCCTGGCCCGCAGTGCGGAACGGCGCTGTCAGCATTTGAATGCCGTTGAACCGCTGGCCGGGGTTGGCCTGGCGTATATCAATCGGCTGTCGGATTTGCTGTTTGTGGTGGCAAGGTTGATTGCCAAGCGTCAGGGGATTGCCGAGATTTTGTGGCAGCCAGCGGCCAAACCTCAGGTTTAGTCGGCGCCTTTCAGGACGCCTTCGCGGGCAAGCCTCGCTCCTACAGGGGTACGCATTCCAATGTAGGAGCGAGGCTTGCCCGCGAAGAGGCCAGCGGCATCACCGCAGAATCAAGCCTCAGGCCAGAACGCCCGAATCCCCGCCACACCCTGCGCCCCAGCCTCCCAAGCCTTCTCGCGTTCCGCCGGGCCAACACCACCCAACAAGAACACCGGTTTGCTGAAGCCTTCGATCAGGGCCTTCGCCTGTTCCCAGCCCAACGGCTGAGCATCCGGGTGCGTCTGGGTCGGCTGCACCGGCGACAGAGTCACGAAGTCGACGCCCATCTGCTCGGCCAACGCCAGTTCTTCCGCGTTATGGCAGGATGCCGCCAACCAGCGCGACGCCGGCAGCGGTCGGCCCTTCTCTGCATACTTGCGCAACTGCGCAGCGGTGATGTGCCAACCGGCGGACGGGAAGTCCCCCAGCCACTCGAACGGCCCCTTGATCATCAACTGCGCCTTGCCGGCACATAGCCCCGCCGCATCCACCGCCAGATCGCGGTATTTAGGGTCGTAGCCGTTCGGTGCCCGCAACACAATCAACTTGATGCCACCGGCAATGGCTTTCTGGATACCGCGCAGCAAGGCCGGGGTTTCCAGATCTTCCGGGGTAATCAGGTACTCCGCCGGCAGCCGTGCGGCCGCAACGATCGGCTGGTTGGCCGCCGGGAACTCGTAATTCAGCAGATCACGGGGCGCAACCCACTCCAACGGCTGGCCTTCAGCACCGTGAGGCTCGCCGGTAAATGCCGAGACTTCCCAGACGTCCAGCAACACCTGCTTGTCCGGGTAATCGTGTTGAACCTTGATCAGCGGTCGCGCTGCACCGACGACAATCCCCAACTCTTCCTGAAGTTCGCGTGCCAAAGCGGTTTCGACCGACTCGTCGGCCTCGACCTTGCCACCGGGAAACTCCCACAAACCGCCCTGATGCTGGGTATCGGCACGGCGGGCGATGAGGATCTTGCCAGCGCTGTCACGGATAACAGCGGCGGCGACGTGTACTCGTTTCACTGCGTTACCTCCTCCAGAGCGTCCTTCTGCCAAGCCTTGAAGGCTGGCCATTGGTAAATGGTTTCGACATAGGCTTCATCCACAGCAGGCAGCTTCACCTGATAAGTGCGCAGACGCACGGCAATCGGTGCGAAGAATGCATCGGCCAGGGTTGCACCGCCGAACAGGAACGGACCGGTTTCGGTGGCAACCGCGCGGCATTCAGCCCACAACGCCAGCATCCGCTCGATGTCTGCCTGAGCATCCGCCGGGGTCGAGGCCAGCGCTTCGTCACGGCTCAGGTCAAACGACATGTTGCTGCGCAAGCCAAAGAAACCGCTGTGCATCTGCGCGCAAGCCGAACGTGCCTGGGCACGGGCGGCGGTGTCTTTGGGCCAGAGACCGGCATCGGGAAACTGTTCAGCCAGGTATTCGGCAATCGCCAGCGAATCGGCGATAACGCCGTGTTCGGTTTTCAGCAGCGGGACTTTGCCGGTCGGCGAATGCTTGAGCAGGCGTTCACGGGTGTCCGGCTGGCCGAGCTTGATCAGTTCTTCGGTGTAGGGAGCACCGGCCAGATCGAGGGCCAGTGCACCGCGCAGGGACCAGGAGGAAAGCAGTTTGTCGCCGATGATCAGGTGCAGGCTCATGTTCGGGACCTTTTGATGGGGAATTCAGGCCAGAATCTCTAGCGTCTGGTAGTCCGTCTTCGCGGGCAAGCCTCGCTCCTACAGGGTATTGCGGTGTACACAAATCCAATGTGGGAGCGAGCCTGCTCGCGAATGGAGCGACTCGGTCTTACGTACGGTACTCGGCGTTGATCTTCACGTATTCGTGGGACAGGTCGGTGGTCCAGATGGTTTCGCTGCAATCGCCGCGGCCCAGTTCGATACGGATAGTGATTTCTTCCTGCTGCATCACCGCCGAGCCCTGGGCTTCGGTGTAGGTCGATGCGCGAGCGCCACGGCTGGCGATGCACACATCACCCAGGAACACGTCGATCTTGCTCACGTCCAGGTTCGGCACGCCGGCACGGCCGACGGCGGCCAGGATACGGCCCCAGTTCGGATCGGAGGCGAACAGCGCGGTCTTGATCAGCGGCGAGTGGGCCACGGTGTAACCGACGTCCAGGCATTCCTGGTGATTGCCACCGCCGTTGACTTCAACGGTCACGAACTTGGTGGCACCTTCGCCGTCACGCACGATGGCCTGGGCCACATCCATGCAGACTTCGAACACGGCTTGCTTGAGCTTGGCGAACAGTTCACCGCTGGCGCTGGTGATTTCCGGCAACGCGGCCTGACCGGTGGCGATCAGCATGCAGCAGTCGTTGGTCGAGGTGTCGCCGTCGATGGTGATGCGGTTGAACGACTTGTTGGCGCCGTCCAGCAACAGGTTTTGCAGCACCTCGCGGGAGACTTTGGCGTCGGTCGCGATGTAGCCGAGCATGGTCGCCATGTTCGGACGAATCATGCCCGCGCCTTTGCTGATACCGGTGACGGTAATGGTCACGCCGTCATGCTGGAACTGGCGGCTGGCACCTTTGGCAAGGTGTCGGTGGTCATGATGCCGGTGGCGGCAGCTTCCCAGTTGTTTACCGACAGGTCGTCGAGGGCGGCTTGCAACGCGCCCTCGATTTTCTCGACCGGCAGCGGCTCGCCGATTACACCGGTGGAGTACGGCAGCACCAGGCTGGCATCGACGCCAGTCAGTTCAGCCAGTTTGGCGCAGGTGCGCTCGGCAGCCGCCAGGCCAGGTTCGCCAGTGCCGGCGTTGGCATTGCCAGTGTTGGTCAGCAGGTAACGCACCGGCCCTTGCACACGTTGCTTGGCCAGAATCACGGGAGCTGCGCAGAAAGCGTTCAGGGTGAACACGCCCGCGACCGTGGAACCTTCGGCACAGCGCATGACCACGACATCCTTGCGCCCTGGGCGCTTGATGCCGGCCGAGGCGATACCGAGTTCAAAACCGGCAACCGGGTGCAACGTTGGCAAAGGACCAAGACCAACAGCCATGAATGCGCTCCTTTAAAAATGATGTCAGCACCGTCATCAGGAAGACGGTGGGTTTAAATGGCAAAACGCCGCGACGGCTGATGCCGGTCGCGGCGCGGGTATTTCAGCGTTTGAAACGGGTTTTACTGGATCTGCCCGTGGCAATGCTTGAATTTCTTGCCCGAACCGCAGTAGCACAGTTCGTTACGGCCCAGCTTCTGTTCGTTGCGAACCGGTGCGACAGCCAAGGCTACGTCGACCTCTTCACCGAGCAGTTCCGGTTGTTCAAGACCTGGCGCTTCGTCATGCAGGAACTGCATACGCGCGGCCAGTGCCTCGGCTTCCTGACGCAGGCGTTGTTCCTCTGCTTCCGGATCTTCGCGGCGAACCTGAACGTGGGACAGCACACGGATCGAGTCGCGCTTGATCGAATCCAGCAGCTCGGAGAACAGCGTGTAGGACTCGCGCTTGTATTCCTGCTTCGGGTTCTTCTGAGCGTAACCACGCAAGTGGATGCCGTGACGCAGGTGGTCCATGGTCGACAGGTGGTCTTTCCACAGATCGTCCAGAACGCGCAGTACGATTTGCTTCTCGAAGCTGCGCAGCGCTTCAACGCCCGCCTGGTCTTCTTTCTCGTTGTACGCGGCGATCAGCTCGTGCATCAGCTTCTCGCGCAGGGTTTCTTCGTACAGGTGATCGTCTTCGTCGAGCCATTGCTGGATCGGCAGTGCCACGCCGAAGTCGCTCTGCAAGGTCGCTTCCAGACCGGCCACGTCCCACTGCTCTGGCAGCGACTGCGGTGGAATGTGCGCGCTGACGGTAGCGTTGAGCACGTCCTGACGGAAGTCGGCGATGGTTTCACCGATGTTGTCGGCGGCCAGCAACGTGTTACGCATGTGATAGATCACTTTACGCTGTTCGTTGTTGACGTCGTCGAACTCGAGCAGTTGCTTGCGAATGTCGAAGTTACGGCCTTCAACCTTGCGCTGAGCCTTCTCGATGGCGTTGGTCACCATGCGGTGCTCGATCGCTTCACCGGACTGCATGCCCAGGGCTTTCATGAAGTTCTTCACCCGGTCAGAGGCGAAGATGCGCATCAGGCTGTCTTCCAGCGACAGGTAGAAGCGGCTCGAACCGGCGTCACCCTGACGACCGGCACGACCACGCAACTGGTTGTCGATACGGCGCGATTCATGACGTTCGGAAGCGATCACCTGCAGGCCACCGGACTCCAGCACTTGCTGGTGACGTTTCTGCCAGTCAGCCTTGATCTGGGCGATTTGCTCAGGGGTCGGGTCTTCCAGGGATGCCACTTCCACTTCCCAGTTACCGCCCAACAGGATGTCGGTACCACGACCGGCCATGTTGGTGGCGATGGTCAGTGCGCCTGGACGACCGGCCTGGGCAATGATCTCGGCTTCCTTTTCGTGGAACTTGGCGTTCAGAACCTTGTGTTCGATGCCTTCTTTCACGAGCAGGCTGGACATGTGCTCAGACGTTTCAATGGTCGCAGTACCCACCAGCACCGGACGGCCCTGGGTCATGCATTCCTTGATGTCGGCGACGATGGCGGCGTACTTCTCGTCCGCGGTGAGGAACACCAGGTCGTTGTAGTCTTTACGCGCCAGCGGTTTGTTCGGCGGGATAACCATCACCGACAGACCGTAGATCTGGTGGAATTCGAACGCTTCGGTGTCTGCGGTACCGGTCATGCCGGACAGCTTCGTGTAGAGCCGGAAGTAGTTCTGCAGGGTGACTCGTCGCGAGGGTCTGGTTCTCGGCCTGGATGTTCAGGTTTTCCTTGGCTTCGATGGCCTGGTGCAGGCCTTCGGACAAACGACGGCCCGGCATGGTACGACCGGTGTGTTCGTCGACCAGGACAACCTGACCGTCCTGCACGATGTATTCGATGTTGCGATGGAACAGCTTGTGCGCACGCAGACCTGCATAAACGTGGGTCAGCAGGCCCAGGTTATGCGCCGAATACAGGCTCTCGCCTTCAGCCAGCAGGCCGATACGGGTGAGCATTTCTTCGACGTACTGGTGACCGGCTTCGTTGAGTTCGACCTGGCGGGTCTTCTCGTCGACGGTGTAGTGGCCAGCCTTGGTAACTTCGCCTTCGACTTCTTCGATGTGCAATTCCAGCTGCGGGATCAGTTTGTTGATCTCGATGTACAGCTTGGAGCTGTCCTCGGCCTGACCGGAAATGATCAGTGGAGTACGGGCTTCGTCGATGAGGATGGAGTCGACTTCGTCGATCACGGCAAAATTGAGTTCGCGCTGGAATTTTTCTTCCATGCTGAACGCCATGTTGTCGCGCAGGTAGTCGAAGCCGAACTCATTGTTCGTGCCGTAGGTGATATCGGCGGCGTAAGCCAGGCGTTTCTCTTCCGGCGGCTGGAACGGCGTAACCACGCCGACCGTCAGGCCGAGGAATTCGTAGAGCGGACGCATCCAGTTGGCGTCGCGACGGGCCAGGTAGTCGTTCACCGTTACAACGTGCACGCCCTTGCCGGACAGCGCGTTGAGGTAAACACCCAGTGTTGCCACCAGGGTCTTGCCTTCACCGGTACGCATTTCCGCGATCATGCCTTCATGCAAGGTCATGCCGCCGATCAGTTGGACATCGAAGTGACGCATACCCATGACGCGCTTACCGGCTTCGCGGGCGACCGCAAAGGCTTCTGGCAGCAGCTTGTCGAGGGTTTCCCCTTTGGCGATGCGGGCCTTGAACTCGTCTGTCTTGGCACGCAATTGATCGTCCGAAAGGGCTACCATTTGCTCTTCGAAGGCATTGACGAATTGCACCGTCTTGAGCATGCGTTTGACTTCACGCTCGTTCTTGCTTCCAAAAAGTTTCTTTAACAAAGGCGCAAACATATCGGCAGGATCTTCCACACTAAAGGGATGGAGGGCGGCCCCGTGAGTCGCCCGTGCAGCCCTCATGGCCGCATGCGAACGAGCATTCTACCCGGAAACGATGGTGAGGAAAGTGGCGTTATTCCACGATGCATGCACTGCGCTGTTACGGGGCTCACTTAAAATAAGGGCTTTTTACTGAACTTCAACCCATTCACGGCAGAAGTTACTTGTTGATTTAATGGGTAAAGCGCTCGCAAAGCAATGGGTCAGGCTCATCGAGTGCTTTCTGCTACCATGGCCGCTCTGTTACTTCAGGTGTCTGATCATGGCATTTCGCCCTCTTACGGCCAGAGCACCCGCCGTTCTGCTTCGCGAAGCCAAACCGCTGAAAGCCATCTTCGGCCACGCTCAACGCCTGGGTCATTTACAACGTCTGCTGGAAAGCCAGTTGCAGCCCGCCGCCCGCGAGCACTGCCATGTAGCCTCGTGGCGCGAAGGCAGTTTGTTGTTGATCGTCACCGACGGTCACTGGGCAACCCGCCTGCGTTACCAACAAAAGCGTCTGCAGCGCCAATTACAGTTGTTTGATGAGTTTGCCAGCCTGACCCGGATTCTGTTCAAGGTGCAGCCGCCGACCGTTCAGCAGGGCGCGGCGGGGCATACCATCAGTTTGTCGATGGATGCGGGCGCGACGATTCAGGCGACGGCCGACGGCATCACAGATCCGAACCTGCGGGCGGCGCTGGAGCGCCTTGCGGCTCACGCCAAACCCAAGGACTGACACAACCCCTGCAGGAGCGAGGCTTGCCCGCGAAGCTTTTGGCGGTCTTGAAGGGCTCTTCGCGGGCAAGCCTCGCTCCTACACGCGGTCTAACATTCAACATCATTGTTGAATGACGCACCGCATTCGCGAGCAAGCCCGCTCCCACATTTTGACCGTGCCCGCTTGCTATCGGCGTTTGCTGCCGCCAAGCAACGAGCCCATCAACCCGCGCACCAACTGTCGGCCCAACTGATTAGCCGCCTGTCGCATCGCCGATTTAAGCGCCTGCCCCGCCGCCGTACCGAGGAATTCCCCGGCTTTGTCGGTGAAACTCGGCTCTTCTGGCGCAGGCTTACCCGCCGCCACCTCGGCTTCAGGCGCCAGACTCTTACGTGCCATCAGCACTTCATACGCCGACTCACGATCAATTGGTTTGTCATAACGCCCCTTGAACGGCGACCCGGCGATCAGCATCGTGCGTTCGGTTTCGGTCAACGGCCCGATCCGCGATTGCGGCGGTGCGACCAGCACCCGCTGGACCATCTCCGGCGTGCCCTTGTCCTGCAAGGTCCCGACCAGCGCTTCGCCAATCCCCAGCTCGGTCAACACCGACAAGGCATCAAACGCCGGGTTTGGCCGGAAGCCTTCAGCCACGGCGCGCAAGGATTTCTGCTCCTTGGTGGTGAACGCCCGCAAGCCATGCTGAACACGCAGGCCGAGCTGGGCCAGCACGTCGTCCGGCAAGTCCCCCGGTGATTGGGTGACGAAATACACGCCGACGCCTTTGGAACGAATCAACCGCACCACTTGCTCCAGCCGATCCTGCAACGCCTTGGGCGTGCCGGCGAACAACAAGTGCGCCTCGTCGAAAAACAACGCCAGCAGTGGTTTGTCCGCATCGCCGCGCTCCGGCAGTTGCTCGAACAGTTCAGCCAACAACCACAGCAGGAACGTCGCATAAACCTTCGGCGCTTCATGCACCAGACGGCTGGCATCGAGCAGGTGAATACGCGCGCGACCATCGGCGGCCGGTTGCAGAATGTCTTCGAGTTGCAGCGCCGGCTCGCCAAACAGCGCTTCGGCACCCTGCTGTTCCAGGGTTGCCAACCGCCGCAGCAGGGCCTGACTGGAACCAGTGGTCATTAATGCCGCATCGTCGCCCAACAATTGCGGGTTGTCCCGCAGGTGATTGAGCAGCGCTTTCAAGTCCTTGAGATCCAGCAGTAACAGGCCTTCGCGGTCCGCGACCTTGAACGCGGCGTACAGCGCCGACTGCTGGCTGTCGGTCAGTTCCAGCAGGGCGCCGATCAGCAACGGTCCCATTTCACTCAGGGTGGTGCGCAATGGATGACCGCTCTCACCGTGAATGTCCCACAACGTCACCGGATAGGCCTGCGGCGTGTAATTGAGCCAAGGCATCCCGGCGATCCGCTCGGCGACCTTGCCTTGCGGATTGCCGGCGGCACCGAGGCCGCACAGGTCACCTTTGATATCGGCCGCGAACACCGCCACACCTGCATCGCTAAACGCTTCGGCCAGACGCTGCAAGGTGACGGTTTTGCCGGCGCCGGTGGCGCCCGCGACCAGACCGTGACGGTTCGCCAGGCGCATGGCCTGGGTGATCGGCTGCCCCGCAAGGTCGGCGCCGATAACGAGTTGCGATGAGTCCGGCATTTTGTCACCCATGGTTAATCTTTGATCCTTCACGGCCGATAAAAAGAGGCGAGAGACCAGACTGAAAAGAGCGTCGGTAATTCCCTAAGGAGAGACGGAATATCAGCTTACTTTCACCACTGCCCGTTTGGCGCGTCTTTATAAAAGCACGCCCTGGACATTTAGACCTTAGCGGACACCCCAAGCCATGAACAAAAATCTGCGCTTCAGCCATAAAATCCTGCTTGCCGCCGCCCTGATCGTTATTGCTGCCTTTGCCTCGTTCACGTTGTACAACGACTATTTGCAACGCAATGCGATTCGCCGCGATCTGGACAACTATCTACAAGAAATGGGTAGCGTTACTGCCAAAAACATTCAAACCTGGCTGGCCGGTCGCAGCCTGCTGATCGAAAACCTGTCGCAAACCGTTGCACTGAACCCAGAGGCTGGCAACGTTGGCAGCCTGCTCGAACAAAAAGCGGTGAGTTC is a window of Pseudomonas sp. 10S4 DNA encoding:
- a CDS encoding Nudix family hydrolase, whose product is MKRVHVAAAVIRDSAGKILIARRADTQHQGGLWEFPGGKVEADESVETALARELQEELGIVVGAARPLIKVQHDYPDKQVLLDVWEVSAFTGEPHGAEGQPLEWVAPRDLLNYEFPAANQPIVAAARLPAEYLITPEDLETPALLRGIQKAIAGGIKLIVLRAPNGYDPKYRDLAVDAAGLCAGKAQLMIKGPFEWLGDFPSAGWHITAAQLRKYAEKGRPLPASRWLAASCHNAEELALAEQMGVDFVTLSPVQPTQTHPDAQPLGWEQAKALIEGFSKPVFLLGGVGPAEREKAWEAGAQGVAGIRAFWPEA
- a CDS encoding DUF721 domain-containing protein; translation: MAFRPLTARAPAVLLREAKPLKAIFGHAQRLGHLQRLLESQLQPAAREHCHVASWREGSLLLIVTDGHWATRLRYQQKRLQRQLQLFDEFASLTRILFKVQPPTVQQGAAGHTISLSMDAGATIQATADGITDPNLRAALERLAAHAKPKD
- a CDS encoding glutathione S-transferase family protein, which translates into the protein MSLHLIIGDKLLSSWSLRGALALDLAGAPYTEELIKLGQPDTRERLLKHSPTGKVPLLKTEHGVIADSLAIAEYLAEQFPDAGLWPKDTAARAQARSACAQMHSGFFGLRSNMSFDLSRDEALASTPADAQADIERMLALWAECRAVATETGPFLFGGATLADAFFAPIAVRLRTYQVKLPAVDEAYVETIYQWPAFKAWQKDALEEVTQ
- a CDS encoding cob(I)yrinic acid a,c-diamide adenosyltransferase, with amino-acid sequence MGFRLSKIYTRTGDKGETGLGDGRRVPKDHPRIEAIGEVDTLNSQVGVLLAGLAAESDAYPGLTEVIEVLAPCQHRLFDLGGELAMPVYQALNAAEIERLEAAIDVWNEELGPLENFILPGGSALIAQAHVCRSLARSAERRCQHLNAVEPLAGVGLAYINRLSDLLFVVARLIAKRQGIAEILWQPAAKPQV
- a CDS encoding helicase HerA-like domain-containing protein, translated to MPDSSQLVIGADLAGQPITQAMRLANRHGLVAGATGAGKTVTLQRLAEAFSDAGVAVFAADIKGDLCGLGAAGNPQGKVAERIAGMPWLNYTPQAYPVTLWDIHGESGHPLRTTLSEMGPLLIGALLELTDSQQSALYAAFKVADREGLLLLDLKDLKALLNHLRDNPQLLGDDAALMTTGSSQALLRRLATLEQQGAEALFGEPALQLEDILQPAADGRARIHLLDASRLVHEAPKVYATFLLWLLAELFEQLPERGDADKPLLALFFDEAHLLFAGTPKALQDRLEQVVRLIRSKGVGVYFVTQSPGDLPDDVLAQLGLRVQHGLRAFTTKEQKSLRAVAEGFRPNPAFDALSVLTELGIGEALVGTLQDKGTPEMVQRVLVAPPQSRIGPLTETERTMLIAGSPFKGRYDKPIDRESAYEVLMARKSLAPEAEVAAGKPAPEEPSFTDKAGEFLGTAAGQALKSAMRQAANQLGRQLVRGLMGSLLGGSKRR